A stretch of DNA from Pseudonocardia hierapolitana:
GCACGCCCGCGGCCTCCAACCCGGCGCGCACCGCTTCGGCCATCGCAACCGCACCCGGCGAGTCGCCGTGGACGCACGCCGACTCGGCGTTCACGTGCACGTCGGTGCCGTCCACCGCGGTGACCTCGCCGTCGGTGACCATTCGCAGCACGCGGGCGGTGACCTCGTGCGGGTCGTGCAGCAGGGCGCCCGGCTGGGAACGCGGCACCAGCGTGGCCTGCGGGGTGTAGCCCCGGTCGACGAAGAACTCCCGCACCGTGCGCAGCCCGGCCTCCTCGGCCGCGGCGAGGAACACCGAGCCGGGCAGGCCGAGCACCGGGAGCTCCGGGTCGTACGCGCGGACGGCGGCCACCACGGCGGCAGCCTGCGCCTCGTGGTGCACGATCGCGTTGTAGAGCGCCCCGTGCGGTTTCACGTACCTCACGCGTGTGCCTGCGGCCCGGCAGATCCCGTCGAGCGCCCCGATCTGGTACACGACGTCGTCGGTCAGCTCGGCAGGCGCGACGTCGATGAACCGCCGCCCGAACCCCGCCAGGTCGCGGTACCCGACCTGTGCCCCGACCGCGACCCCGCGCTGCGCGGCCAGGGCACAGGTCCGTCGGAGAGTCGTCGGGTCGCCCGCGTGGAAACCACACGCGACGTTCGCCGAGGTGACGAGCGCGAGCATCGCCGCGTCGTCCCCCAGCTCCCACCGGCCGAACGACTCTCCGACGTCCGAGTTCAGATCCACGCTCATGCGAACAGCTTGCCCAGTCCGGAGAGGGACGCGTAGCCCATGT
This window harbors:
- a CDS encoding LamB/YcsF family protein, encoding MSVDLNSDVGESFGRWELGDDAAMLALVTSANVACGFHAGDPTTLRRTCALAAQRGVAVGAQVGYRDLAGFGRRFIDVAPAELTDDVVYQIGALDGICRAAGTRVRYVKPHGALYNAIVHHEAQAAAVVAAVRAYDPELPVLGLPGSVFLAAAEEAGLRTVREFFVDRGYTPQATLVPRSQPGALLHDPHEVTARVLRMVTDGEVTAVDGTDVHVNAESACVHGDSPGAVAMAEAVRAGLEAAGVQLRPFVEESG